The Maridesulfovibrio ferrireducens DNA segment AGAGTATAAAGCTGAGAGAGGCGAACCTTTTCTTGCAATAGACAACATAAGCCTGAAAATTCAAGAGAATTCTTTTACTTGTATTGTCGGGCCTTCTGGTTGTGGCAAATCTACTATTTTACGCATTGCAGCCGGACTTGAAAAAGCAACTTCCGGTACAGTTCATTACCGTTCTGCGCCAGTAACTAAGCCTTGTGGAGAGATCGGGCTTGTGTTTCAGGAATATTCACTTTTCCCATGGCTTACGGTGATGGATAATGTTGCTGCGGGGCTTGATTTTTCCGGAGTGGAAAAAGAAAAACGCAATGAAGAAGCCACCCGTTATTTACGAATGGTCAATATGCTCGATTTTAAAGAGGCATATCCACATGAATTGTCTGGAGGAATGAGGC contains these protein-coding regions:
- a CDS encoding ABC transporter ATP-binding protein, whose amino-acid sequence is MTQKNVIIEIDKLTKEYKAERGEPFLAIDNISLKIQENSFTCIVGPSGCGKSTILRIAAGLEKATSGTVHYRSAPVTKPCGEIGLVFQEYSLFPWLTVMDNVAAGLDFSGVEKEKRNEEATRYLRMVNMLDFKEAYPHELSGGMRQRVAIARALANDPDVLLMDEPFGALDAHTRILLQQELLKVWELTRKTIILVTHSVDEAIFLADKILIMASRPGRIRKNLEVDIERPRSRAIPEFGKMTDYILKELEYSI